TCCACGTTGCATACGTATTCAGTGCCACAACTTCCGCCAATCGATGTACTGGGTGTAGAACCACCTAGGCACAGGGCAAAGGTATTGCGACCGGTGCAAGCGAAACGATTATCCGAGCTGCACTTGTTGCATCCTGTGCAGCCTGCCGAAGATGCCACCGAGCTGCAAATGGGTGTGCTCGCGGTGCAGTAGTAACCGGTGGGGCAGGTGTAGAGGGTTCCGATGGGTTCGCTGGCGGAGGAGCAGAACTGGAACTCCGTTTCCGAGATGCAGGACACGCCATTGGTGTTGCACGTATTGCAGGCTGCCTGGCAGCCCAGGATGCAAGCTCCCAGAAGGATCAGTAGGCGCAGCATCTTTCCATGAAACTGAGGAAATGGAAGCCCTGCATCCCATTTTATCCAGTGGGACTTATCTTATCAAATTGCAGTTTGTTAATCtaatttttatagttttattttaattgttgtgCCTGCGTTTTATTCACGTGACTTAAGAAAAagttatataaataaagtacAAATTGAAGATATCACTTCTACAAATATTATTCGCATAATGCCACAGCAtgttttaaaaagtattttttgaACTTGTAGAATTCTAATTTTAACTTTGTTTTCGGTTTCCCATAGGAGGTCACGTTTTACTAAGTTGATTTGATTAGCTTATCAGCTTATCTGCATAATAAAACTCTAGCTAACTTTGCATTGAAACTAATTTAGCCTAACGTGCCTCCAATGACGAGGTCAACTGAACATCCGTATCGGACATGCAGTTAAAGATGCATTTTCACCAGTGCAGGAACACGAATTGCAAAGAGCCTGATAGCCGAGAACTCCTATTTCCAGAATGACCAGCAGATCTTGCCTTTCTTAAATTGCACCGAGTTAACAGAATTTAAGCAAACGAACTTGTTGATGTGCAAGTATATCTTATCTAAGGGCTGACtctatatttaaatgtttgtttgtttaaaataaaaaataatttgtttaataataGAAAGAAAGACCACGCTGTAGTCGCGTGCTGCGACTATAAGATACCCGACTAAGATTAAAATGTATGCACGCATTGGGAATATGAGTCCTcttaattttcttttacttcACTTTTAGGTGCAAGACCACACATTCTGGGGAGAGCTACTgtatcttttatttttgtaaaaaaatagAATAACTTATTTATAGAAAAGACCAAAAGATCCAAGGGTATTAGACTTTGAATGCCCCAATATTTATGGATTGGTAAGTGTCAAGGTGGCGACTCCAGTAGTGCACCTGGCAGGCACTGCGGTGCCGCAATACTTCGATGAGCTATTAAAGTACGTTTGACCAGGACAGTCGTAGAGGCCTCCTGCCCAGGTACTTGCATTCAGAAAACAATATATGTACCTTATTATGAAATAAGCgtattacatttaaatataaaagttaaTTGAACTCCAAATACTAACTGCCTGCAGGTCGTGTTGAGATCAATGCCAACGGGAAATCTTCCGTGCTGCTGGACCATGGAGCAATATGTGGTGGGTGTTATGGTCGAGACATCCACTCCAGTACCAGTGCCATCACCCGGACAAGTGGCCTGAGTTCCCGCCGCTGGACTACCACAAATATAGGGATTATTGAAGTTGCAGACATTGCTGGAGCCACAACTTCCGACGAGCTGGGAAGGAGTTGAAGTACCCAGGCACAAGGCAAAAGTCGTCGCGGTGAGGCACGCAAAGGTGTTGCTACTGTCGCAGGTGCCACAACCTATGCAGGATCTTAGCGCCACATTTGTGTTGCACGTAACGTCATCTGCCGTGCAATAATACCCCGTGGGACATGTGTAAACGGGACCAGACGGCAATGCGCTGGAGCAGAATTGAAACGCGGTGTTCGATATACAGGCTACATTGCTCACGGAGGCACACACATTGCAATCCGCACGGATACCAAGGATACGGATCCCCAGGAAAACTCCGAGTGCCAGCAAGATCAAAAGGCGCAGCATCTTTGCAATAAACTAGCGATATTGGTGTCAACCAGTTGGCTTTATGCTCTCGCAGCTATCTTATCACCCGGGCAAACTGGAACTTCCAACAAAGAGCTAGAAGCTTGTTGACGAATTAATAAAGTCAATTTGTCCAATGATAAAAACTCTATTCAAACTATCCAAGTATAGCATTACTTTTAACAATGAATTAGGCACATGTTGCTGGCTTAGTCGCTACACAACTAGAAGTGGTGGCATTGAAGTACGCTTTACTTGAAGGACACTGCCAGATATTTCCGGACCAGGTGGAACCCTTGCGAAAACAGTAGACGTATCTAAAACcaagaaatatattaaaaattaagcaTTAATATTGAGTTATAAACTACTTACTTTAAGCAGCTGGAATCATTGGGATGTGGATAGCGACCCGTGGACGCCTTTTGGGTGCACAAATCATCGACTACGGCGTAGTAGGAACATGAGGCACCTGTGCCGTTTACTGAGGCCACACAAGGATTGCCAATTTGTGAGAGGCACACCTCTCCAGTCAAACAGGAAAACTCATAGCttgttatttcatttacaGCATTGCAAAGTGCAAAAGTTGTGGGACTCGTACATGCGAATGGTATAATCCCGTCACACTTTTTGCAATCATTGCAGGATGCAAAAGCCTCGTTCGCAGTGCATTTCTCTGGCATTGCCGAACAATATGTGTTATTTGGACAAGTATAAACGGTACCGGTTGGAATAGCATTCGCAGAGCAGTTCTGGTACTGATTTTCGGATACACAGGCTACATTGCTCTCAGAGGAGCAGATATTGCAGTCGGCCTGGCTAAATTTCACTAGAATGCCCAAcgaaaataccaaaaggagCAGGTGGCGCTGCATTTTCAAGAGTAACTGGAGCTATATTCAAGCTGCAGCTAGATATAGGTATCTGGCTTATCCAGAAAGCTGTGTAAGATTAGAGTATTTGAACAGTAAAAAGCTAGTCATATCTGCTTTTCCTTGACACTTAAAAAGTTGTACACGTACATTTTCAGTTCCaaatattgcatttaatttaaatgtaaccATACAACAAAAGTAACATAATCGCGTTTATATATGATTTCGGGATCCTTATGTgatgaataaaaatataaaataaattgactATTGATTCTATAGTAGATTTCTCACACAAACCCATTACAAAATAAGCCAAcgccaaaaagtatgctaccATTTTCCATGCGTCAAAGCCACAAGAGCTTATCTAAATTGGAGCAGTAGCCAAGGTCCCGCCTGGCGAGGTCTTTGTGGATTAAGAGCAGTCTGCATGCTCCAAAATAGCTGCCAAAAAAGAGCTCTATTTAAGCCGCATGCCTGCCAGCCACAGACATCAGTCGCAAAAGACAATTGCAACCAGAAATGTCGCCTAACCGTGTTTGCCTGCCACTTGGCCTGCCGCTCCTACTATGCCAGCTATTCCTGCTCGGTTGTCTGGTGTCCTCGAGCCGTGGCACCTGCAACGTCTGCAATACCGTCAACAACCTGACCTGCTACTCCACGACCCAGATGCAGGCCTGCCAGGTGGACACCGTGtccacggccacgcccaccgatTGCCCCAGCGGCTATGTCTGCATCAGCGACTCGAGCGGAGTGCTCTGCCAGCCGGAGGACTCGACATCCGGCAGTGAGGCGGATTGCCAGGAGTGCAACAGGTGCGATGAGACGCAGACGTTCGCCTGCACCGGAACCCAGAGCTTCGCCCTCTGCCTGGGCACAGATAGCGTCCAGGATTCGGTGGGCACCTGTGCCTCCGGCTATGTGTGCAACATCAACGACACCCAGATATGTGGCCTGCCAGCGGATGGGGTAAGTTTGCCTTTCTTCTTTTGggtggaaatgggaatgggatgTTTGCCAAAGAGCAGGTGCACCAGGAAGCTGAGACTCTGAAAGGAAATTAAACTTTCAAGAAATTCTATTCGTTAAAATGTGACAGCGGAAAATAAGCTCTTTGTATGCAATTTAAACTGTTTTGTTGTAGCTTGAGCCATTATAATTGATTTTGAGGAAGCCAAGTGGTTTTGTGGAACTCACTACACTTATTTCTGAGAAAATGTAGCTGTTAGTTTTCTCATATTAGATGTCCCTCgtttaaataacttttttaaaaagtatatactATTTTCCTCTGCCccgaaataaataataaatctCCACAACCCTCCAGGTGATGGCGACCTGCTCGTATGCCGATGACTCAACCACAACCACGGtgagcagcaccaccagctccaccaCAGCGGCACCACCATCCACCAGCTCGGCATCCACTTACTGTGCGGCGGTTCAGTCGCAGGGAAAATATGCGGTCGGCTATAACGCGTATACGACCTGTCGCCAGTATATCTACTGCACTCTGGTGGACGGAAGTTGGATTGGCCAGACCTACACCTGTCCGGGATCCATGTACTTCGACAGTGCCTCCAACATGTGTGTATCCACCATGCCGTCCACCTGTTCCACCACGGCAACCACCCCTTCCACGACGACGGCTGCGCCGACGACCAGCAATCCGGCGGCATATTGCCAGGCGATGCAGTCGGCGGGCTACTATCCGGTGGGTACGGATGCCAGCACCACGTGTCACCAGTACATCGACTGCTTTCTGAACGGCGGCACTTGGGGTGGCAATATGTACACCTGTCCCGGCAGCCTCTACTACAGCAGTGCCAGCAAGACCTGTGTATCCACGTTACCATCCACTTGCTCCACCACAGTGGCCAGTTTGAGCCTCAATGGAGTGTCATtagaataataaataaagagtATTTAACCGTTTATTTACAATGCGTGGAAGTTTAGAGACAGTAGCCGGGATTCACGTAGACACAACTCTGAGTTTGAGCAACGAACCAGGAATCCGTGGGACAGTTGTATTCCGCAGATTTGATAAGAACGTTGTTATTAAAATAGCAACTAACATAGCTGTAAAGATAAGGGGTTGAATAAAATGAGTGATGTGGAAAATTTTACGCATAATTGTGTACGCACCGCTGACAATAGGGATCCGCGGGAATGGTGGTAAAAAGACCAGTGGCATTTCTCTGGGCGCACATCTGGGCGGGAGTTAGAGGTATCACTGTAGTGGGCGTCTCGGTGGTTACAGTAGAATCAGTGCTGCTTTCGGTGCTGCTCACAGTGGTGCTTTCAGTGGTGCCGTCGGTGGTCACGGGTGCTGCAGTGGTGGTGTCCACCAGCTCGTCATTTATATCACAGGTCAGCGTTTGATTTGCCACCTCGGGCACACAAATCGCAGAGCTGCTGGCATCACAAACCGTGCCCGTGGGGCAGTAACCAAATTTTCCAGTGGGTCTAGTGGCTCCATAGCACATCTGGAAAATTCCACGACTCAGGCAGGCAAATAGGTAATTCCGATTGGCATTGcattggccacattgagaGGTATCACCGCAGCTTGGAGGACGCTGACTGCTCTTCTGAACACAAATCGCCGTGAGATTGGTGCAGTCGAATCCCTCCAGGCAATGGTACAGCTGATCACGATGCGGGGTTCCATCTGAATAAGCATGAAAAgtccataaaatattttaaaaatattttctgcgTTTTATTACCTCCGAAACACAAGTAAAAGGACGTGGAGTTGATGCAGGCCACTTGATTGGATTGGCAGACATTGCAATCGGACACCGTTTGTGCCACCATGAAAGCCAGAACCAgctgtaaaatatatttttgttttttacttttccGTTTTGCATACCACAAAAGCCTTATTACCATCACTAGTCCTTTCACGACACTTTCAATCCTTTGAGACATTTTTGTACTTCCGAAGTGCTACTGCTCACTGTCAAGGTTCTGTTGGTACTAAAGTTGGCTTATGATAGCTACATGTCTGGTCTCCTATGTTTatctactttttacttttctcTGCTAATTGCTTTATTTGCCTTGGCTTTCCACATGATTGCGGTTTCGTGGTGTATCATTCTATGATGGCCATGTTTCCAGAGATTCTGATTGATATGTGGGTGCGGACATTGAGCATAAgtcgaaaaccaaaaacgtTTCACTAACTGAATTCAATCCTAAGGTTAATGACTGCTCATAGTATGTAAttgataattaaatattaatattaaaaggTTTCTGAACTCAAGTACAATGTTGTCGAATCAGGGGAGTAATTTCTTTGTATAGCTGATATGTGATGTCATTGAGTGCATTTTCCTGGTACTGTATAATTGGGGTCGTATATTCGGAGTTAAGACCCCATAAAACAGATGCAACTATTTGCACATTGCGCCCATTTAAAAAAGCGCATGATAGCGATTGCAGTTAGTCTTCTTAAACTTCTCAAAGCCTGCAAGATGCAGTACACGCAGCTCCTGAGAGTTTTGGTAACATGGTAAAGCAATCCTTTAGAATAATGTTCAATCAAGATGCTTTCCTTAGTGCTCCTTCGTGATTATGTCGTGTGTGGCAGTCCTTGTGCTCGGTGACTCGGAATGCAATACGTGTCTACCAAACCAGGTCAAGTGCCTGAACGAGACCCACTTTAGTTTTTGCGGGAACAACGTTTCTCCGGATCAGGTGATGCAGTGTCCCGATGGTCAGGTGTGCACCAGCCTTCTGAAGATCTGCTTGCCCAAGGGATCGAATGCAGGTGCCTGCACTCCAGATGCCGAAGTATCGTGTCCATCCTGCAGTGGATCAAAACTATTCGTCTGCACCAGTCGCACCACCTTCCAAATGTGCGATGGAGGCAAGCTCACCGGCCAGGTAACCAAGTGCAAGGATAACACTTTCTGCTCCATGAAATCCAATAAATTCTGTGTGGATCGGTGTGAAATAACAAAATCAGTGGATGGATTCGAGTGCGACAGAGAGGCACCTTTGGATGCATGAAAAAATATAGCACTCCAAAAATACTAAAAGGTTGAAATAAAAGTTGTTTAACTATTTGCAGTGAAGAATAATTTCCATTCAAAgaagttttgtttttcatttcgtttattaaataaaattgcgTACTATTTATTAAGGTAACAAATGATGTTGATTTAGGCTAAATTAGTGCACCCGGCATAAGATGGTCTTACAGTACCACAATTGAAAGAATCGGCATCGAAGTAAGGTCTCTGCGCGTTGCAATTGTAGAGCAATCCCGTCCAGTTTCCACTCCTCAGAACACAGTAGATGTAGCTAGGAAAACCCAGAGAAATAATCTTTTGCAaggcaattaaattaatagGATGTGGTAATTACCTTGTACACACTGTGTCACTGGGTATGGGATAGCGACCCGTTGAGTTGATACCCTGGCAATAGCTGGCTTCATTGAAGGCTGGAGTGGTTGCAGTACCTGGAGTGGTGCTTCCTGGATCAGTAGCAGTCACTGTGCTATCCGTTGAGGTGTCCGAAGAAGTTACTGAAGACGATCCAGTGGAGGTATCCCCAGTCGATCCGGTCGAAGAGTCAGTGGTAGCAGTCACAGTGGAATCCCCAGTCGATCCTGTCGAAGAGTCAGTGGTGACTGTGGATGACTCTGTAGAAGTCACAGTGGGAGTCACTGATGTCGTGGTGCTTTCCACATCGGTGTCCAAGATTCGATCACATATATCTGAGTCGGTAGAATCGCACCGGGAAATACAAGGATTTCCGTTGGCTGCATTTTCAACACTGCACACATAGTCATCTGCACAGTCGAAATTATTGGCGGAAACTCCTCCACTGTTGCAAATAGCAAATGTGGTCCTTGAAGTACACGCGAAAGTTGTATCTGCCGAGCAAACTCCGCAATTGGAGACATCACCACAGCCGCGTTCTACATCTGTGGcatttgccaaacaaataatCCCGTATGTCGTGCAGATGGGACTAGATTCGGGGCAGGTGTAGTTGATAGTTTGGTCCCGCACACCTGGAGGTGGTACCTATGAGTTGAATGATCATTGAACGTCTTTATAACATACCATCGAAGCACAACTGGAATTCCGATTCACCAATGCAGGCGTGCGCATCCTCACACGTGCCACATGCGGCACTAACAATTGTCGGTGCCACAAGAGCGCCTAGGAGTACGGTCAATATGAACACCTTCATTTCGAAATAACGATTAAACCTCTAAGGAGTCACAGCCCTGCTTTATAAACCCCGGTACGGAGTCATATCTCTGCGATGATCTCGGGGCCATAACATTTATCTTTCAATGCCGTGGGATGCCATAAACCTGCTCTTCCGAGTAGCGCAATCTTCGAGTAGCACGGGAGCGCTACGGGGCAAACAGTATCATATATTCTAAGATCTTTAGCACACCTAATCCGCGGTATAAAACTCAGAAGCTATCTGCTGTTCTCTAGAGCCAGTTCTTATAAAAGCCCAGTAACGTTTGGCTAACACACTTAGTCCGTTAGTCACAGTCGAAATCAACATAATGCAACAGTCGCAGATCCTGAAAAATCTAGTAAGCGGATGTTTCATTATATCATATCTTTCACTTAACATATTTATCATTTTCAGTGCCTCATTGTGGTTGTCAGCTCCTTGGTAGTTATGGCCCAAGGAGTGTGCAACAGTTGCCAGGCCAACAACAATGTGAAATGCCTCAATGAAACGCACTATAGCTTGTGCTCCGAAAACGTGGCGCCCAATCAGGTGCTCCAGTGTCCGGATGACAAGGTCTGCACCGACCTGGCCATCATCTGCATGGACAGCGGTGTGGTGGAGCCCTCCTGCTCGGCCACTGCCGATGGATCCTGCCCCACCTGCGATGGCAACAGCATATTCGTCTGCACCAGTCGCACCACCTTCCAGATGTGCGATGGCACCAATCTAACAGGCCAGGTCACCAAGTGCAAGGACAACAAGATCTGCTCGATTAAATCGGGCAAATACTGCGTGGACCTCTGCGAAGTGGGTGACTCCGTCGAATGCGACAGGGAGAGTCCGCTATagaatatttcaattaattttaaacacCTTAACTACCTCATTTGTAAACTGTGAAATAAACAAcgatttttgtaaaataattttgtttaaattttaagtaACTTGCTTTTTCAATGAATTTAGGTGAATCTTATTTGAAAACACTGATCATTAAGATGGAATATTAATCCTACCTAGGGAATATATGTAAGTaacaaacatatgtatatgtcaCGCtcttagaaaatattttacagTTCCAagattgaaaattaaattacattttttaatttaatcagAATCACGTGGTAGAGGGTGTTACAAATAGAAAATCCCCGAATccatttacaaatatatttaatgccGCTCTTCAATTCATTTTGTATCTGCTATTCACATGGTTCATACCCAACCGAATTTATTGTTTGTAGACAAGTCAAAAGCCGAAAATAGTTCTTAAGAATCGCAGCAATAAAACACTTTTTATCACTGTTTAGCTAAAAGCTTATCGTTGTTTTGGCCATCTCATGTTGACAGGGTCAAAAGCATGGCAAATTCTATTGCGAAGGTCAGTTCTTTCGGcataaaaaagtgaaaacatGTACGGAGGTatcttcatttattttgaacatgccttaattaaattaagcaatttaATTGACATTGACCCAATTGTGTGAGTGCTGCGTAATCAAATTAGTCATTTGAAGCAATGACGTCAAAATGGTGTAAAGCTGTGTTATATATAGCAAACAGTTTTGTGATTGTGATGCCGTAAACAAATTGCTCGGCACTTTCATGCTCCGATATTTGGCCTACGGGCCTACGGGTGTTGCTCCACATTTAATGGGCGCCCAAAGGTGTGGAAAACAAATTCGCAACAGGAAACAAACAGTGAAAAGCGAGAGCACAGAGATGAAGCCGCCTCCCATCGCAACCATCCAAAACAACCAAAACTTCCGAAAGGCCCCCCGGCACTTCGCTGATTGTGGCGCATCTAATTGTTGCGACTGTTGCgttttgttattgtaattaatatttagcTAAACTCAGCTGCGTTTGGGCTTACTAAAACTAAAAAGCGAAAAGCGTTGAACAAATTGCGGTCattaaactttttgccgcgccAAGTGAAATAAATTGTCACCCACGCAGTGGCTGCCTTTCATAACAAAGTCACAAAGCAACGCGAGCGGATCTGCCCAACAACTATCTCCCAGCCGATCTCCCAGTGGATTATTCACCATGTTGCACTTGCAACTCACTGTGCTCTCCTGCCTTTTGGTCCTGGCCAGctgtaaaattcaaaaacaaactCCGACCAACAGTTGGCGGGATATGCTCTTCGGCAGCAAGTGGCTAACTCCTGCTCCACGTTGGCGCGAATCCAAGTGTGCGTCTTAAAGCTGGCTAAGCCTAGCCGTTAGTGCTGACAAAAGagaaaaattgaatttaattctGTGTAACATCCCCACCagttttgcccatttttgcCCTGGTGCCCATCGGTCCTGGCAGCTGTTCAGCGCCCTCCGGCGAACAGGGAAATTGCATTCCCAGCAAGGATTGTGTGCTGCGGAATGGCATCCCCGCTGGTCCTTGTGGCGGCGGCTATGGCGTCTGCTGCATCTGTGAGTTTCGCACCTGGCGCTGAAAGTGAGAGAAAGCACCTCTTCTAATCCCTTCGTTCAGTTCTTCAGACGTGCGGCGGCATCATACGCGAGAACTCCACTTACTTTGTGAACCCCAATCACCCGGATGTCTACGATGGCACCGGAAGTTGTCAGGTAACAGTGCAGAAACTGCATCCGGACATCTGCCAGCTACGCTTGGATCTGGACATGTTCTCGATAGCTCCGCCAGAGGCAGCCAATCACCTGTGCAACCAGGATCAGTTGCTCATTTCCGGCGGCAGTCCCACGCCCACCATTTGTGGCAGTTCAACGGGAGATCACAGTGagtgaaaatattaaaaatatttttataaatatttgtctAAATGTGAAGctacttatttttattaaactacGAGTAGCAACATTTTAATGCTTCCATTTACCACCTAATCATGTTGAATTAGAAGAAACGAGTGCGTAAATATTTACTTCTATGAGCGCACTTTAAGATTAGC
This portion of the Drosophila santomea strain STO CAGO 1482 chromosome 3L, Prin_Dsan_1.1, whole genome shotgun sequence genome encodes:
- the LOC120449755 gene encoding cell wall protein IFF6, with amino-acid sequence MKVFILTVLLGALVAPTIVSAACGTCEDAHACIGESEFQLCFDGVRDQTINYTCPESSPICTTYGIICLANATDVERGCGDVSNCGVCSADTTFACTSRTTFAICNSGGVSANNFDCADDYVCSVENAANGNPCISRCDSTDSDICDRILDTDVESTTTSVTPTVTSTESSTVTTDSSTGSTGDSTVTATTDSSTGSTGDTSTGSSSVTSSDTSTDSTVTATDPGSTTPGTATTPAFNEASYCQGINSTGRYPIPSDTVCTSYIYCVLRSGNWTGLLYNCNAQRPYFDADSFNCGTVRPSYAGCTNLA
- the LOC120449994 gene encoding uncharacterized protein LOC120449994, whose amino-acid sequence is MLRLLILLGACILGCQAACNTCNTNGVSCISETEFQFCSSASEPIGTLYTCPTGYYCTASTPICSSVASSAGCTGCNKCSSDNRFACTGRNTFALCLGGSTPSTSIGGSCGTEYVCNVENPNICGSPTTYAVSCSGSGTPNCDSTTITDATEYCRSIQTAGKYPYGRATSTTCRQYVNCYTAAGIFYGNVYTCPGLTYFDSTSKLCTTQTQARCSDTVSCLTLNNRVLP
- the LOC120448890 gene encoding uncharacterized protein LOC120448890, whose translation is MSQRIESVVKGLVMLVLAFMVAQTVSDCNVCQSNQVACINSTSFYLCFGDGTPHRDQLYHCLEGFDCTNLTAICVQKSSQRPPSCGDTSQCGQCNANRNYLFACLSRGIFQMCYGATRPTGKFGYCPTGTVCDASSSAICVPEVANQTLTCDINDELVDTTTAAPVTTDGTTESTTVSSTESSTDSTVTTETPTTVIPLTPAQMCAQRNATGLFTTIPADPYCQRYVSCYFNNNVLIKSAEYNCPTDSWFVAQTQSCVYVNPGYCL
- the LOC120448505 gene encoding uncharacterized protein LOC120448505 translates to MLRLLILLALGVFLGIRILGIRADCNVCASVSNVACISNTAFQFCSSALPSGPVYTCPTGYYCTADDVTCNTNVALRSCIGCGTCDSSNTFACLTATTFALCLGTSTPSQLVGSCGSSNVCNFNNPYICGSPAAGTQATCPGDGTGTGVDVSTITPTTYCSMVQQHGRFPVGIDLNTTCRQYIYCFLNASTWAGGLYDCPGQTYFNSSSKYCGTAVPARCTTGVATLTLTNP
- the LOC120448889 gene encoding serine-rich adhesin for platelets produces the protein MSPNRVCLPLGLPLLLCQLFLLGCLVSSSRGTCNVCNTVNNLTCYSTTQMQACQVDTVSTATPTDCPSGYVCISDSSGVLCQPEDSTSGSEADCQECNRCDETQTFACTGTQSFALCLGTDSVQDSVGTCASGYVCNINDTQICGLPADGVMATCSYADDSTTTTVSSTTSSTTAAPPSTSSASTYCAAVQSQGKYAVGYNAYTTCRQYIYCTLVDGSWIGQTYTCPGSMYFDSASNMCVSTMPSTCSTTATTPSTTTAAPTTSNPAAYCQAMQSAGYYPVGTDASTTCHQYIDCFLNGGTWGGNMYTCPGSLYYSSASKTCVSTLPSTCSTTVASLSLNGVSLE
- the LOC120448507 gene encoding uncharacterized protein LOC120448507 → MQRHLLLLVFSLGILVKFSQADCNICSSESNVACVSENQYQNCSANAIPTGTVYTCPNNTYCSAMPEKCTANEAFASCNDCKKCDGIIPFACTSPTTFALCNAVNEITSYEFSCLTGEVCLSQIGNPCVASVNGTGASCSYYAVVDDLCTQKASTGRYPHPNDSSCLKYVYCFRKGSTWSGNIWQCPSSKAYFNATTSSCVATKPATCA
- the LOC120450310 gene encoding uncharacterized protein LOC120450310 — translated: MQQSQILKNLCLIVVVSSLVVMAQGVCNSCQANNNVKCLNETHYSLCSENVAPNQVLQCPDDKVCTDLAIICMDSGVVEPSCSATADGSCPTCDGNSIFVCTSRTTFQMCDGTNLTGQVTKCKDNKICSIKSGKYCVDLCEVGDSVECDRESPL
- the LOC120449756 gene encoding uncharacterized protein LOC120449756 — translated: MQYTQLLRVLCSFVIMSCVAVLVLGDSECNTCLPNQVKCLNETHFSFCGNNVSPDQVMQCPDGQVCTSLLKICLPKGSNAGACTPDAEVSCPSCSGSKLFVCTSRTTFQMCDGGKLTGQVTKCKDNTFCSMKSNKFCVDRCEITKSVDGFECDREAPLDA